In Helianthus annuus cultivar XRQ/B chromosome 8, HanXRQr2.0-SUNRISE, whole genome shotgun sequence, a single genomic region encodes these proteins:
- the LOC110872590 gene encoding receptor-like cytoplasmic kinase 176 has product MGSCFSVGLKIESSRLDGKVTSASVPPSPRSQTEILQSGNLKPFSFNVLKLATRNFRPDSVLGEGGFGSVFKGWIDEQSLAAAKPGTGTVIAVKRLNQEGLQGHQEWLAEINYLGQLNHPNLVKLIGYCIEDDHRMLVYEFMPRGSLENHLFRRSSYFQPLSWNLRIKVALGAAKGLAFLHSPEAKVIYRDFKSSNILIDSNYNAKLSDFGLAKDGPVDGKSHVSTRVMGTYGYAAPEYMATGHLTARSDIYSFGVVLLEILTGRRCIDKNRPTGEQILVEFVKPYLTSKRRILYIMDPRLAGQYSPNVAMRAAMLATKCLLKEPKHRPTADEVVKALEQLQDLQKAADGSRREPVRKHGEGKPVSYPRPAGLGSSSGKS; this is encoded by the exons ATGGGTTCTTGTTTCAGCGTTGGATTAAAGATTGAAAGCTCACGTTTAGATG GTAAGGTGACATCTGCTTCAGTACCACCAAGCCCCAGGAGTCAAACAGAGATTTTACAATCAGGAAATCTGAAGCCCTTTAGTTTTAATGTTCTTAAACTGGCCACCAGAAACTTCAGACCGGATAGTGTTCTGGGTGAAGGCGGGTTCGGGTCGGTTTTCAAAGGGTGGATCGATGAGCAATCTCTTGCAGCTGCCAAACCGGGTACCGGCACTGTTATTGCTGTAAAAAGATTGAACCAAGAAGGTCTGCAGGGTCACCAAGAATGGTTG GCTGAGATTAATTATTTAGGGCAGCTAAATCATCCAAATCTTGTGAAGTTGATTGGTTACTGCATAGAAGATGATCACAGAATGTTGGTGTATGAATTTATGCCTAGAGGCAGCTTGGAAAACCATTTGTTTAGAA GGAGTTCTTACTTTCAACCGCTTTCTTGGAACTTAAGAATAAAGGTTGCTCTTGGTGCTGCAAAGGGGCTTGCTTTCCTTCACAGCCCAGAAGCGAAAGTGATATATCGTGATTTTAAGTCTTCGAATATCTTGATTGATTCT AATTACAATGCAAAACTTTCTGATTTCGGGTTGGCAAAGGATGGACCGGTGGATGGAAAGAGTCATGTGTCTACTAGGGTTATGGGCACATATGGTTATGCAGCTCCTGAATATATGGCCACAG GTCACTTAACCGCAAGAAGTGACATATACAGTTTCGGGGTGGTCCTACTAGAAATCTTGACAGGGAGGCGGTGCATAGACAAGAACCGCCCAACCGGTGAGCAAATACTCGTCGAGTTTGTCAAACCCTACTTAACCAGCAAACGAAGGATTCTTTACATCATGGACCCACGGCTAGCCGGGCAGTACTCACCAAACGTTGCCATGAGAGCCGCTATGCTCGCCACCAAATGCCTCTTGAAGGAGCCCAAACACAGGCCCACTGCCGATGAGGTGGTCAAAGCGTTGGAGCAGCTTCAGGATTTGCAAAAAGCTGCTGATGGTTCAAGAAGAGAACCGGTTCGGAAACATGGGGAGGGAAAGCCCGTTTCTTATCCGAGACCTGCGGGTTTGGGGTCTAGTAGTGGTAAGAGTTGA